The genomic stretch TGGGGCCgccagatcgatcgatcgggtgGGGGGAAAGGAAAACTACTGCTGCCAGAGCCAGAGTGAAATATTTGCCTGCGATGAATGATCCCGGTAAAGGCGCAGCGCCTTTCGTGGGGAGATCGATCGAGATGCCTTTACCTGCCCCCGCCATTGCCCATTGGTGGTGGTCCGTCCATTGATGGGTGCTTGGTAGCATTGCATTTTTCAGATTCAGATTCGGAATTGACCACCGTGGCTTTCAGAGAACAACCAGCCGCTGCGGCCGCGTCGGAAAGGGGAAAGCAACTAGCTGGACACAGGCACACTGCCGCACTGCCTTGTTGCAGCGTCCCGTGTGGAAGCTGCCATGGCTCCATCTGACTGGAAGATACCAGTTTCAGAGTCTGCGACTTCCCGCGTGCTGCAGACGTCAGTAGTTTGCACGATTCAGGGAAAAGAGAGGCGAGGCGAGCAAAAAAATGCAGGCGCGGTGACTGACACAGGCCTTTCAACGATCGTTCGGCCCAGTTTTTTTAATTCTACCCCGTTCGGCCCGTGGGGTAACAACAACGCGGCCTGGTGGCAACGTTGCAGCCCAACGAGGCCTCGGCGGCTCAAGGCCCAAGGATAGCAGCCGCTGGGCGCTGGGCGCACGGCCACTTTTCCTCACTGTGCGATCGATGATCGTTTCACGTTTGCATTTGGGGCTCGGTTAACAGACATGTGCTCGCtcctaaaaaaaaatcaaaaaaaaaaaacagacgtGCTCTGGTGCCGGGAAAACATTAGCATAGCGACTCTCATCATTAAGCATTCGAAATCATGTACTGACATCCTTTCCTTACAAAAGCATTCGAGAAAGGCGCACACAGCATGCACCTATGCCTTTGGCAAACACAACGACCATACCACTATGTATTTTGCATTTTGTACACACTGACATCCCTTGACCCTTGCAGCTTCATAGATACGAGTTCAAGTAGTCGTAGCGATGCCTCCTGCCGAACTCGATCAGGCTGCCGTACGTCCGGTCGGCGACCCCGACGAATAGGGCCTCCGCGTCCGGGCTGAACGACACGCCGGCGATCTCCCCGAAGATGTCGATCTCCTGCTCCTCCGAGTAACCGGCGTGCGAGTCGTAGACGTGGACGAAGTCCGCGGCCTCCGCCATCGCCAGGAACCGGCCGTCCGAGGAGAACTTGAGGCCCCGGACGGCGCCGATCCTCCCCTTGAGCACCGCCAAGGACCGCGAGAGGTTGCGGACGTCCCACAGCCGGCAGGTGGTGTCCTGGTTCCCCGTGGCGAGGACGCGGCCGTCGGGGTGCCAGGCTGAGGAGAACGAGTAGTCCAGGTGCCCCTTGAGGCTCGCGATCTCCTGCAAACAGCGAGAGACATGAATGTCTCATGTTACACTTTGTGGGAGGTTCAAAGTTCAGGCTAGTTGCATCATTGTATGGCAATCTATTACCTTGCCAGATTGAAGATCAGCTATCAGGCAGTCAGAACTATCGCCAAGAACAGCGACAAGCTTACCATCAGGGCTAGCTAATGTGTCCTGTTATTGACACAAAACTACAAATGTCATAGTGGAACAAGATTGAGTTACAAAATACATGAGGAAGGCATGGATATTGGAGTAACTCACATTGACCGACCATGGGAATGCAAAGTGGCTAAGTACACTGAACCTCTCAGTATCGAAAACTCTGACGACACGGTCATTGTTGCCAGCCATCACTCGTGTTGAGCCACTGCATCACCCAAAGAAAAGACAGTTATTTCAGAGTGCTTACAAATTCAAAATCTAGATACTAACCAGTAAGCTACTTACTTAGGAGACTCGTACACATCTACAGTATTGGTGATGTTATCATCA from Setaria italica strain Yugu1 chromosome II, Setaria_italica_v2.0, whole genome shotgun sequence encodes the following:
- the LOC101756305 gene encoding uncharacterized WD repeat-containing protein C2A9.03 isoform X3; its protein translation is MEMDLVDDLELLDDYDDLEFDGFGVAAGDTSRQNKNKYDTTSAAEYRNGKDMQGIPWERLYYGRDDYRGKRLNGYRNYESLSRSHELLDSECKQVDKKSTFYDFCFNTRLARTMVVHFQLRDLVWATSKHDVYMSQNYSVMHWSSLLQRGEEVLNVIDHVFPKQKVRGARPLFRMQICSMAVRDNLMVAGGFRGELVCKYIDQPGVAFCTNVTEDDDNITNTVDVYESPNGSTRVMAGNNDRVVRVFDTERFSVLSHFAFPWSVNDTLASPDGKLVAVLGDSSDCLIADLQSGKEIASLKGHLDYSFSSAWHPDGRVLATGNQDTTCRLWDVRNLSRSLAVLKGRIGAVRGLKFSSDGRFLAMAEAADFVHVYDSHAGYSEEQEIDIFGEIAGVSFSPDAEALFVGVADRTYGSLIEFGRRHRYDYLNSYL
- the LOC101756305 gene encoding uncharacterized WD repeat-containing protein C2A9.03 isoform X4; translated protein: MFILQMLATCIYTLLFCRCYDIFEGLTAFRFSRTALQHYPFTRAHKQVDEHPQRPALLSGHLWNMLRDLVWATSKHDVYMSQNYSVMHWSSLLQRGEEVLNVIDHVFPKQKVRGARPLFRMQICSMAVRDNLMVAGGFRGELVCKYIDQPGVAFCTNVTEDDDNITNTVDVYESPNGSTRVMAGNNDRVVRVFDTERFSVLSHFAFPWSVNDTLASPDGKLVAVLGDSSDCLIADLQSGKEIASLKGHLDYSFSSAWHPDGRVLATGNQDTTCRLWDVRNLSRSLAVLKGRIGAVRGLKFSSDGRFLAMAEAADFVHVYDSHAGYSEEQEIDIFGEIAGVSFSPDAEALFVGVADRTYGSLIEFGRRHRYDYLNSYL